From the Lolium rigidum isolate FL_2022 chromosome 2, APGP_CSIRO_Lrig_0.1, whole genome shotgun sequence genome, one window contains:
- the LOC124693528 gene encoding eukaryotic initiation factor 4A-III homolog A gives MAAAVATTSRRGPGGGGRPMDDENLTFETSAGVEVVGSFDAMGIRDELLRGIYGYGFEKPSAIQQRAVLPIITGRDVIAQAQSGTGKTSMISLSVCQIVDTSVREVQALILSPTRELATQTERVMQAVGQFMSVDVHACVGGKSIGEDIRKLEAGVQVVSGTPGRVCDMIKRRTLRTRAIKILILDEADEMLSRGFKDQIYDVYRYLPPELQVVLISATLPHDILEITSKFMTDPVRILVKRDELTLEGIKQFFVAVEKEEWKFDTLCDLYDTLTITQAVIFCNTKRKVDWLTERMRTNNFTVSAMHGDMPQKERDAIMSEFRGGSTRVLITTDVWARGLDVQQVSLVINYDLPNNRELYIHRIGRSGRFGRKGVAINFVRKDDIRILRDIEQYYSTQIDEMPMNVADLI, from the exons atggcggcggcggtggcgaccaccTCCAGGCgcggccccggcggcggcggccggccgatgGACGACGAGAACCTGACCTTCGAGACCTCGGCGGGTGTCGAGGTCGTGGGCAGCTTCGACGCCATGGGCATCCGCGACGAGCTGCTCCGCGGCATCTACGGCTACGGCTTCGAGAAGCCCTCGGCTATCCAGCAGCGCGCTGTGCTCCCCATCATCACCGGCCGCGACGTCATCGCCCAGGCCCAGTCCGGCACCGGCAAGACCtccatgatctccctctccgtctGCCAGATCGTAGACACCTCCGTCCGCGA GGTGCAGGCGTTGATACTGTCGCCTACTAGAGAGCTTGCCACGCAAACAGAGAGAGTGATGCAGGCTGTTGGCCAATTCATGAGCGTGGATGTGCACGCTTGTGTCGGTGGCAAAAGTATTGGTGAGGATATCAGGAAGCTTGAGGCTGGAGTGCAGGTTGTGTCTGGAACCCcgggcagagtctgtgatatgatcaagagaaGGACTCTGCGCACAAGGGCCATCAAGATACTAATTCTG GACGAAGCCGATGAGATGTTGAGCAGAGGTTTTAAGGACCAGATATATGATGTCTACAGATATCTTCCCCCAGAACTTCAG GTTGTATTGATCTCTGCAACTCTGCCTCATGACATATTGGAGATTACTAGCAAGTTCATGACTGATCCAGTCAGGATCCTTGTGAAGCGTGATGAGTTGACCCTAGAG GGAATCAAACAATTCTTTGTTGCTGTTGAGAAGGAGGAATGGAAGTTTGATACCCTGTGTGATCTTTATGATACATTGACCATCACCCAAGCTGTCATTTTCTGCAATACTAAGAGAAAG GTGGATTGGCTTACTGAAAGAATGCGCACCAACAACTTCACTGTATCAGCCATGCATGGTGACATGCCTCAAAAGGAAAGAGATGCCATTATGAGTGAGTTCAGGGGTGGTTCCACCCGTGTTCTAATCACGACAGATGTTTGGGCTCGAGGGCTGGATGTCCAGCAG GTCTCTCTTGTCATTAATTATGATCTCCCGAATAATCGTGAGCTCTACATCCATCGCATCGGCCGCTCTGGGCGTTTCGGACGCAAG GGTGTTGCGATTAACTTTGTGCGCAAGGACGACATCCGTATCCTGAGAGACATCGAGCAGTACTACAGCACAcagattgatgagatgccgatgaACGTCGCTGATCTGATCTGA